From Sulfuracidifex tepidarius, one genomic window encodes:
- the aroB gene encoding 3-dehydroquinate synthase: protein MKEFLTEIGGKEVRTIVGKGILGEALSSLKGKTLLVYPTSLKDKVKGVNNEFLRYEIQDGEQAKDLERAMEIVDFMFSQGFDRGDNVVAIGGGTISDVVGFISSIYMRGLNLVIAPTTLLGMVDAAIGGKNGVNFKNVKNVLGTFYQPSLIVADTDFLSTLPQQEITRGMAEVIKYSIVLDKEFYDFLAMNQEEILKERNHGVIEEVITRSIRDKLNVVSQDERETKGIRIVLNFGHTIGHAIEAGSSFSVHHGLAISVGMTCEAKISEEMGYSEEGIVEDVTWILSSYGLPISSEKLETKIDIEKAVASLSKDKKVRSNYVMMPLPTRLGEWRRVDMPLETLNGFTRQCLS from the coding sequence ATGAAAGAGTTCCTAACTGAGATAGGAGGTAAAGAAGTTAGAACTATAGTGGGAAAAGGGATACTCGGCGAAGCTCTCTCCTCTTTGAAAGGGAAGACTCTCCTTGTGTACCCTACGTCGTTGAAGGACAAAGTGAAAGGAGTAAACAACGAGTTCTTGAGATACGAAATTCAAGACGGTGAACAAGCCAAGGATTTGGAGAGAGCAATGGAGATAGTGGATTTCATGTTCTCTCAGGGTTTCGACAGAGGAGATAATGTGGTAGCGATAGGAGGAGGGACTATATCAGATGTAGTAGGATTCATTTCTTCAATTTACATGAGGGGATTGAACTTAGTGATAGCACCTACCACTCTCCTGGGCATGGTAGATGCGGCAATAGGAGGAAAGAACGGGGTCAACTTCAAGAACGTTAAGAACGTATTGGGGACTTTCTACCAGCCTTCCTTGATCGTGGCTGACACGGATTTCCTCTCAACTTTACCGCAACAGGAAATAACGAGAGGAATGGCAGAAGTCATAAAATATTCCATCGTGCTCGATAAGGAATTCTATGACTTTCTCGCGATGAACCAGGAGGAAATACTCAAAGAGAGAAACCACGGGGTAATTGAGGAAGTAATTACCAGATCCATCAGGGACAAGCTGAACGTGGTCTCTCAAGACGAAAGAGAAACTAAAGGAATAAGAATAGTGTTGAACTTTGGTCACACTATAGGACACGCAATAGAAGCCGGATCTTCTTTCTCCGTCCATCACGGTCTTGCCATTTCCGTAGGTATGACCTGTGAGGCAAAGATATCAGAGGAAATGGGGTACTCGGAGGAAGGAATTGTGGAGGACGTCACTTGGATCCTCTCGAGTTATGGATTACCCATCTCTTCGGAGAAACTCGAAACTAAAATAGACATAGAGAAAGCTGTAGCGTCACTTTCTAAGGATAAGAAAGTGAGATCTAACTACGTTATGATGCCATTGCCTACTAGGTTAGGAGAATGGAGAAGAGTAGACATGCCTTTAGAAACTCTTAATGGCTTTACAAGACAGTGTCTCTCATGA
- a CDS encoding shikimate dehydrogenase family protein: MIDQQTKLLGVVGQNIGYTLSPAIHNFSFSSININAVYLSFDIKEDKFKKAIDGLLEVSLGLNFTIPYKERIIEFLDSIDDRAEKLGAVNTTVGRRGFNTDFEAVKTLVKERIDSLEGRKCLIYGAGGAARAASFALAELGCTILLVNRTKERAEELADRIRGYGYEAKVTEDCHEADVTVNTTPDPEKLPCHGSKLVIEFVYRPVETTLIKSAKSLGIDSINGIQILVRQALYAERLWFNNSVPDMKVLEYLYARKLVW, from the coding sequence ATGATAGACCAGCAAACTAAGTTACTAGGAGTGGTAGGCCAGAACATAGGGTATACCTTATCCCCTGCAATACACAACTTCTCTTTCTCATCCATAAACATTAACGCGGTTTACCTCTCGTTTGATATAAAAGAAGACAAGTTTAAGAAGGCTATAGATGGCCTTCTCGAAGTGTCTTTAGGGCTAAACTTCACTATCCCTTACAAGGAAAGGATCATAGAGTTCTTGGACAGCATAGACGACAGAGCGGAGAAGCTGGGGGCCGTGAACACTACAGTAGGGAGAAGAGGATTTAACACAGACTTCGAAGCCGTCAAGACATTGGTGAAGGAAAGAATAGACAGCTTGGAAGGAAGGAAATGTCTCATATACGGTGCAGGAGGAGCTGCAAGAGCAGCCTCGTTTGCGTTGGCTGAATTAGGTTGCACGATCCTCCTCGTCAACAGAACTAAGGAGAGAGCTGAAGAACTGGCTGACAGAATCAGAGGTTACGGTTACGAGGCGAAGGTGACAGAAGACTGTCACGAAGCTGACGTTACTGTGAACACTACACCAGACCCTGAGAAGTTACCTTGTCACGGATCTAAGTTAGTTATAGAATTCGTCTATAGACCAGTAGAGACAACTCTGATAAAATCAGCAAAAAGTCTAGGAATAGACTCCATCAATGGAATTCAAATACTGGTTAGACAAGCTCTTTACGCTGAAAGACTATGGTTTAATAACTCAGTTCCAGACATGAAAGTGTTGGAGTATCTCTATGCCAGGAAGCTCGTTTGGTAA
- the aroC gene encoding chorismate synthase, producing the protein MPGSSFGKAFKVTTFGESHGPAVGVVIDGVPAGIPLSKEDIEFELSFRRPGRLFVSGRREKDEPEILSGVFNGRTTGSPVAILVRNTDVISSLYEEIRVNPRPGHADLPFIFKYGYENWDYRGGGRSSARETVGRVAAGAIAKKLIMHQGTVIAGYLKSLGPVFSETKDFRSALCSKYSPVRAPDKETEEAYEKLVKEATVEGDSYGGIAEVIVENVPKGLGEPVFDKIKADLAKAIMSIPATMGFEYGLGFRASSMKGSETNDEIIKSDGKVRWAKNLAGGILGGITNGERIVFRCAFKPTSSIRKPQNTINVKTGEKSTVSVKGRHDPAVAIRGVTVAESMTAIVLADHMLRNGNINPAKISQEEADTIQKNWERYLRECTRMQESQ; encoded by the coding sequence ATGCCAGGAAGCTCGTTTGGTAAGGCTTTCAAGGTAACAACTTTCGGTGAAAGCCACGGCCCTGCAGTGGGAGTCGTAATTGACGGAGTCCCCGCTGGGATACCTCTATCTAAAGAGGACATAGAATTCGAGCTGTCTTTCAGGAGACCCGGAAGACTTTTCGTCTCCGGAAGGAGAGAGAAAGATGAACCAGAGATCCTTAGCGGAGTGTTTAATGGTAGAACTACCGGTTCGCCTGTAGCCATCCTTGTGAGGAACACAGACGTGATATCTTCCCTTTATGAGGAAATAAGAGTAAACCCAAGACCTGGACATGCGGACCTGCCCTTCATTTTCAAGTACGGCTATGAGAATTGGGATTATAGAGGAGGAGGAAGATCTAGCGCGAGAGAGACCGTAGGCAGAGTTGCGGCTGGAGCTATAGCGAAGAAATTAATCATGCATCAAGGGACCGTGATCGCGGGATATTTGAAATCTCTAGGCCCAGTCTTCAGTGAAACGAAGGACTTTCGTTCTGCTCTATGCTCAAAGTATAGCCCCGTGAGGGCCCCAGACAAGGAGACTGAGGAAGCTTACGAGAAGCTAGTTAAGGAGGCTACAGTTGAGGGAGATAGTTACGGAGGTATCGCAGAGGTCATCGTGGAGAACGTTCCTAAAGGACTTGGAGAACCGGTTTTCGACAAGATCAAGGCGGATCTAGCTAAAGCTATAATGTCCATTCCAGCGACAATGGGTTTCGAGTACGGCCTAGGGTTCCGTGCATCCTCGATGAAGGGGAGCGAAACCAATGACGAAATAATCAAAAGTGACGGTAAAGTAAGGTGGGCTAAGAACTTGGCAGGCGGAATTTTAGGAGGGATAACGAACGGTGAGAGAATAGTTTTTAGATGTGCCTTTAAACCGACTAGTTCGATCAGAAAACCTCAAAATACAATAAACGTGAAGACGGGTGAGAAAAGCACTGTTTCCGTCAAGGGTAGACATGACCCGGCAGTAGCTATAAGAGGAGTCACTGTGGCTGAGTCCATGACTGCTATAGTACTAGCTGATCATATGTTGAGGAACGGAAACATCAACCCTGCCAAGATAAGTCAGGAAGAAGCCGATACGATACAGAAGAACTGGGAGAGGTACTTGAGGGAATGCACGCGTATGCAGGAATCTCAATAG
- a CDS encoding shikimate kinase gives MHAYAGISIVNAIPSWYGSSGAVGLKVKAEIEETKEREKEKESSLIREILDFFESKWDIPHLRVNVESEVPQGSGLKSSSAVSVAIIEEIYRRYNIEYLDPPKLSAILSIKAGVSFTGALDDASSSYYGGISFTNNKRFEIIEMREPPDGVSIVILRKGNRTNVNLKLLTKFSLTFSEIFKIARSCPLKAMSLNGFLVAEVLGYPKEPIEMAMKKGALAAGISGNGPSYFAVTKEGDEGPIYDLFKKFGEPIITRFVKVEGHN, from the coding sequence ATGCACGCGTATGCAGGAATCTCAATAGTAAATGCCATCCCCTCATGGTATGGGTCCTCTGGGGCTGTAGGCCTTAAGGTGAAAGCTGAAATCGAGGAAACAAAGGAGAGAGAGAAAGAGAAAGAGTCGTCACTCATCAGAGAAATCCTAGACTTCTTCGAATCTAAATGGGATATCCCCCACCTTAGGGTAAACGTTGAGAGTGAGGTTCCCCAAGGAAGCGGTCTCAAGAGTAGTAGCGCGGTTTCTGTTGCTATCATCGAAGAGATATACAGAAGGTATAACATAGAGTACTTAGACCCTCCCAAGCTCTCAGCAATCCTCTCCATAAAAGCAGGTGTCTCGTTCACCGGAGCTTTAGACGATGCTTCCTCGTCTTATTATGGAGGGATTTCTTTCACCAACAACAAGAGGTTCGAGATCATCGAAATGAGGGAACCGCCAGATGGAGTGTCTATTGTAATACTCCGCAAGGGTAATAGAACCAACGTTAACTTGAAATTACTGACTAAGTTCTCTTTGACATTCAGCGAGATATTTAAAATAGCCAGGTCTTGTCCATTGAAGGCTATGAGCCTGAACGGTTTCCTAGTAGCCGAAGTCCTTGGCTACCCTAAGGAACCGATAGAAATGGCTATGAAGAAAGGAGCACTGGCAGCGGGAATAAGTGGAAATGGACCGTCTTACTTTGCCGTGACCAAGGAAGGTGATGAAGGACCTATCTATGACTTATTTAAAAAATTTGGAGAACCTATAATAACAAGGTTTGTGAAGGTTGAAGGCCATAATTGA
- the aroA gene encoding 3-phosphoshikimate 1-carboxyvinyltransferase, with protein sequence MKAIIERSRVQGETNAPPSKSQSIRLIFASLKTPIELIELPQSDDIMDAIDAVTLLGVRRERKERERLLPPEKMELKDNFIKFRGSATTLRFFIPIVASIGGKITIDADPPLKYRPIRRIVESLSDKGVRFSSSTLPTEIEGKLSVDEVEISGDESSQYISGLIYGMLLRGGGKIKVKPPTSSLSYIKMTISLMNRLGAKAEMKGNVIEVNESGELSPFVGKVPGDYALSSFLAAASIISGGTLVVHDLDRPEEYFGDHSIVNLFRDMGAESRWVNNTWEVKSGEIRGITVDVNDAPDLAVSISTLAMASDKETIITGVERLKIKESDRIKTITDTVSAFGGEADYENNKLVIRGGKIKRGKISCPSDHRIAMMAAALSSVDGGEIDDACCVNKSNPKFWEQYSSIGGKVRIVNG encoded by the coding sequence TTGAAGGCCATAATTGAGAGGTCCAGGGTACAAGGAGAAACTAATGCGCCCCCTTCAAAAAGCCAATCGATTAGACTAATATTTGCGTCCCTGAAGACCCCCATTGAGCTGATCGAACTTCCTCAATCTGACGATATAATGGATGCCATTGACGCCGTTACTCTCCTAGGCGTGAGGAGAGAGAGGAAGGAAAGGGAAAGATTACTTCCTCCTGAGAAGATGGAGCTGAAGGATAACTTCATCAAGTTCAGAGGATCTGCTACCACTCTTAGGTTTTTCATTCCTATTGTAGCCTCGATTGGAGGCAAGATCACAATTGACGCAGACCCTCCGTTGAAGTATAGACCAATAAGAAGGATAGTGGAGTCCCTTTCAGATAAGGGGGTACGCTTCTCTTCTTCTACTCTTCCTACAGAAATCGAAGGTAAACTATCCGTTGATGAGGTCGAAATCTCAGGAGACGAAAGTAGCCAATACATTTCTGGCCTGATCTATGGTATGCTATTGCGAGGGGGAGGAAAGATTAAGGTCAAACCACCAACTTCTTCTTTATCATATATAAAAATGACAATTTCCTTGATGAATAGATTGGGAGCAAAAGCAGAGATGAAGGGTAACGTAATCGAAGTTAATGAGAGCGGAGAACTTTCTCCCTTTGTTGGTAAAGTCCCTGGCGATTACGCTTTATCATCTTTTCTAGCTGCAGCGTCTATAATCTCTGGAGGTACCTTGGTTGTACATGATCTAGATAGACCCGAGGAGTACTTCGGTGATCACTCAATAGTCAACTTGTTTAGGGACATGGGTGCAGAAAGCAGATGGGTGAATAACACATGGGAAGTTAAATCTGGTGAAATTAGAGGGATAACAGTCGACGTTAACGATGCGCCAGACCTAGCAGTTTCCATATCTACGTTAGCTATGGCGTCAGACAAGGAAACTATCATTACCGGAGTTGAAAGGTTGAAGATAAAGGAAAGCGATAGAATTAAGACTATAACAGATACAGTCTCCGCATTCGGTGGAGAGGCAGACTATGAGAATAATAAATTAGTTATAAGAGGAGGGAAGATAAAGAGAGGGAAGATTTCATGTCCTTCGGATCACAGAATTGCTATGATGGCTGCAGCCCTGTCCTCAGTTGATGGAGGTGAGATAGATGACGCCTGCTGTGTAAACAAGAGCAACCCTAAGTTCTGGGAGCAATATTCATCCATAGGAGGAAAGGTGAGGATAGTCAATGGTTAA
- a CDS encoding type I 3-dehydroquinate dehydratase, translating into MVKVVASLPIKGKQDLSKVKDISSDMMELRLDYVEDPSFILEELDYLRSFRDRVIFTIRSIQEGGVKHVNEEVKAKIYEHLHDLNFIVDVEAEFASRHKTHVDENTIVSCHYFNRIPDVKEIIQKFSPFEPSNPLFKVAVIGKQGYKGLLSSLLDIYPKIAVMPMGVNPMERIAFSILGSQLIYSSVDEPTAPGQMKYIEVRHILNCMGL; encoded by the coding sequence ATGGTTAAAGTTGTTGCTTCCTTACCTATCAAGGGAAAACAAGATCTTTCTAAAGTTAAAGACATAAGTTCCGATATGATGGAACTTAGGTTGGACTACGTTGAAGACCCATCGTTCATACTTGAGGAGCTTGACTACCTACGTTCCTTTAGAGATAGAGTAATATTCACTATAAGGAGTATACAGGAAGGAGGAGTGAAACACGTAAACGAAGAGGTGAAAGCGAAAATCTATGAACACCTTCATGACTTGAATTTCATCGTAGACGTTGAGGCTGAATTTGCATCTAGACATAAAACGCATGTGGACGAGAACACTATAGTTTCATGTCACTACTTTAACAGAATTCCAGATGTAAAGGAGATAATTCAAAAATTCTCACCTTTTGAGCCTAGTAACCCTTTATTCAAGGTAGCGGTGATCGGAAAACAAGGTTACAAAGGTTTACTCTCTTCCCTTCTCGACATTTATCCTAAGATAGCTGTAATGCCGATGGGAGTAAACCCAATGGAAAGGATAGCTTTCTCGATCTTGGGCTCACAGCTCATTTACTCTTCAGTTGACGAACCAACAGCCCCAGGACAGATGAAATACATAGAGGTTCGTCACATACTTAACTGTATGGGGTTATAG
- a CDS encoding SWIM zinc finger family protein, whose protein sequence is MSVRILKLDKQEVEGEVASKCAMGYYRVKIKIDNGKIVQSECECGEKMCKHAVKLYLRFMRLKGEGVLKS, encoded by the coding sequence ATGAGTGTTAGAATTCTGAAGTTAGATAAACAAGAAGTAGAGGGGGAAGTAGCTTCGAAGTGTGCAATGGGTTACTACAGAGTGAAGATAAAAATAGACAATGGAAAGATAGTTCAATCGGAATGTGAATGTGGAGAGAAAATGTGTAAACATGCTGTAAAGTTATACCTTAGATTCATGAGGCTAAAGGGAGAGGGTGTATTAAAGTCGTGA
- a CDS encoding inositol-3-phosphate synthase, translating into MVKVAIVGVGNVASALVQGLSMVRKGHTIQGIREDLHISPSEIEIVSAFDIDKRKVGMPLSKAIFERPNVVEPMTEIEGFDVTVMRGPTLDGREGVLEEIIEESDAKPVEVRDELRSSNAEVVLNLLPTGADKASLYYARASLEAGCSFINATPSPVTRLLGDKFAESGIPVFGDDLLSQIGGTAFHAGLIDFLKSRGVKVNRSYQIDIAGTTEAMVTLEDKRKDLKKGIKSSFLSSHSDADVVAGTSDYVEFLRDRRVSYMVIEGTYSVGIPIRVDISLKTMDAPNAVSPLVDLIRYAKLLKDKKMGGATKEVCSYYFKNTTDKYNSFEEARLALDNFTKLMREPRTE; encoded by the coding sequence TTGGTTAAAGTTGCGATAGTAGGAGTGGGAAACGTAGCTTCAGCGTTAGTTCAAGGCCTATCTATGGTGAGAAAAGGGCATACCATACAGGGTATCAGGGAGGACTTACACATCTCCCCTTCTGAGATAGAGATAGTTTCTGCGTTCGACATAGACAAAAGGAAAGTGGGAATGCCTTTATCAAAAGCCATATTTGAAAGACCTAACGTTGTAGAGCCCATGACAGAAATAGAGGGCTTTGACGTGACGGTCATGAGAGGTCCCACTCTAGATGGAAGGGAGGGCGTTCTAGAAGAAATAATAGAGGAATCCGATGCTAAACCCGTAGAAGTTAGGGATGAGTTGAGGAGCTCTAACGCTGAAGTAGTGCTAAACCTGCTTCCCACTGGAGCGGACAAGGCGTCTTTATATTACGCTAGGGCCTCTCTAGAGGCAGGCTGTTCATTCATTAATGCGACTCCCTCTCCGGTAACCAGGTTACTCGGGGATAAATTCGCAGAATCAGGAATTCCAGTTTTCGGCGATGACCTCCTTAGCCAAATAGGAGGGACGGCCTTTCATGCGGGTCTCATAGATTTCCTTAAGTCAAGGGGGGTTAAGGTAAATAGGTCTTACCAAATAGACATAGCAGGTACTACAGAGGCCATGGTTACCCTAGAGGATAAGAGGAAGGACCTGAAGAAGGGCATTAAATCGTCATTCCTATCGTCTCATTCAGACGCAGATGTGGTAGCAGGTACTTCTGATTACGTTGAGTTCCTTAGGGATAGGAGGGTTAGCTATATGGTAATAGAGGGGACATATTCAGTGGGAATCCCAATTAGGGTTGACATTTCATTGAAGACTATGGATGCACCAAACGCTGTATCTCCGCTAGTGGACCTAATTAGATATGCTAAGTTGCTTAAGGATAAGAAAATGGGCGGTGCTACGAAAGAAGTGTGCAGTTATTACTTCAAGAACACTACCGACAAATATAATTCCTTTGAAGAAGCTAGATTAGCACTGGATAATTTCACGAAATTGATGAGAGAACCCCGGACTGAATGA
- the nuoN gene encoding NADH-quinone oxidoreductase subunit NuoN translates to MSADFAVYLPIVIPSVILVFSSIAVLYIDNGSKGRFNIAFNLAVLSMLLSLAVEIIFWTLGYYGYYLFSKNVYMDVEGYLFSIASLVGGIIGLLGGYDNVVNWKARASLVSLTMLLVLGLLFMSFSFSVIMILVSWAVSSAATYVIAMARKDFRSTKAGIKYLVMGLISSSLMIMGFALYVSSTGSLFFTQHVIYEPLFLLSIALLSVSFLFKIGSFPFQAWLPDVYSMSDRTSISIISSVGKLIGIVPLTKVLIYSDPNGYELVIYSLLAIASLFVGNFIAFSRQDVSSILAFSSVSQMGFFLVAFAMLFSDLNVAIVAILIQSLAYVIAQAGLFHFVDHFERVSGTPDLSGLRGIAKGDKWFAFAATILVLSLLGIPPIVGFWGKLFIFESSFAYPWLTIIAVINSAISAGYYIPIIREMFREGEFSLVKSASRDTVISSAFLSIALGILAPVLFGVLVSQLG, encoded by the coding sequence ATGTCGGCAGATTTCGCTGTTTACCTCCCTATAGTAATTCCATCAGTGATCCTAGTATTCTCGTCAATAGCTGTCCTTTACATAGATAACGGATCGAAAGGCAGGTTTAACATAGCTTTCAATCTTGCCGTTTTATCTATGTTGCTCTCTCTGGCTGTTGAGATTATATTTTGGACTCTAGGTTATTACGGGTACTATCTGTTCTCCAAGAATGTCTACATGGACGTGGAGGGATACCTCTTCTCGATCGCATCTCTGGTCGGGGGAATAATAGGCCTCTTGGGTGGATATGATAATGTAGTAAATTGGAAGGCTAGGGCGTCTCTAGTATCTCTTACCATGCTTTTAGTCCTTGGACTGCTATTCATGTCTTTCTCTTTCAGCGTTATCATGATTTTAGTTTCATGGGCTGTGTCTTCTGCTGCAACATATGTCATAGCGATGGCGAGAAAGGACTTCAGATCTACAAAGGCTGGAATAAAGTATCTAGTCATGGGTCTGATATCCTCATCTCTAATGATCATGGGTTTCGCTCTCTACGTTTCATCAACGGGCTCCCTGTTTTTCACTCAACATGTAATCTATGAGCCTCTATTCCTTCTTTCAATTGCACTTCTTTCAGTTTCATTTCTGTTCAAGATAGGATCATTCCCTTTCCAGGCTTGGTTACCTGATGTATACTCCATGTCGGATAGGACTTCAATTTCGATTATATCAAGCGTAGGCAAGCTTATAGGTATAGTTCCTCTCACAAAGGTCCTGATTTACAGTGACCCTAACGGTTACGAGCTCGTAATCTATTCCCTGTTAGCAATAGCAAGCCTATTCGTGGGTAACTTCATAGCCTTCTCAAGGCAAGACGTCTCCTCGATACTCGCTTTCTCCTCTGTATCTCAGATGGGATTCTTCTTAGTTGCGTTCGCCATGTTGTTCTCTGACCTGAACGTTGCAATAGTGGCTATCCTTATACAGTCCCTAGCTTACGTTATAGCACAAGCTGGTCTGTTCCATTTCGTAGATCATTTCGAGAGGGTCTCAGGTACTCCTGACCTATCAGGACTTAGGGGAATAGCTAAAGGAGATAAGTGGTTCGCCTTTGCAGCGACCATACTGGTTCTTAGTCTTCTAGGTATCCCTCCTATAGTAGGATTTTGGGGGAAGCTATTCATTTTCGAGTCTTCATTCGCGTACCCATGGTTGACTATAATCGCTGTCATAAATAGTGCGATATCTGCTGGTTATTACATTCCAATAATCAGGGAAATGTTCAGAGAGGGGGAGTTCTCACTAGTGAAGTCTGCATCTAGGGATACAGTTATATCTTCCGCCTTCCTTAGCATAGCGTTGGGAATTTTAGCTCCAGTGCTATTTGGAGTATTGGTGTCACAGCTTGGTTAA